The following is a genomic window from Burkholderia cepacia ATCC 25416.
GAACGTTCTCACCTTGGCCGGAACGTGGTTCCGGCTGGGGTAGTAGACATAAAGCGGGAACGTCTCGTCGCACCAGTCGGTCAGCACCGGCTCCAGTGTGCCGGCACGCAGGTGCGTGTCGATTCCGAGGTCGATCACCTGGGCGATCCCGAAGCCTGCAACGCAGGCGCCGATCTTGGTGCCCGCATCCGTGACGGTCAGGCTGCCGGTTACGGCCACTTTCACTTTTTCGCCGTCACGCCAGAACTCCCAGTCGAAGGGGCGGCCGGTAGCCGGGTCGATGGCCAGGATGCATTCGTGGCCGTCGTCGACCAGATCCTGCGGCGACCTCGGCCGGCCGCGCCGCTCCAGGTAGGACGGCGCGGCCACCGTCAGCACCCGCGGGCTGTACAGCCTTCGACAGACCAAGGTGGAAACGGATGGGGGGCCAAAGCGGATGGCGAGATCGAAACCGTCGCTGACGAGGTCCGAGAGGTCGTTCCGGGTCTCCAGCTTCAGGTGCAGAGCGGGGTGTTCCTTCATGAACCGGGCCAGCTCCGGCGCGAGCACGAGGCGGGCGAACGCGGCATCGCACGCCACGCGGAGCGTGCCGCTGGCGACCGAGGTCTGGCCGGACGTGCCGGCGGTCGCTTCCTCGATCCCCTGCAGTAACGGCAGCACCTTCGACAACAGGTCGTGGCCCGCGTCCGTCACTTCGACGTGCCGGCTGGTGCGATGCACGAGCTTCGCGCGCAGGCGATCCTCCAGCCGCTGGATCGCGCGACTGACCGCAGGCTGAGTCTTGCCGAGGCGGGAGGCCGCTCGACCGAAGCTCCCGGATTCGGCCAGGGCCGCAAGGACAAGCAAGCCGCTTACCAGTCCTCCGTCGAGGTCTTCCATGATCCATGTGTTCCTGTAATGGCAGCGATAACCGGGTCGCCGTAGCCGAGGGCGGGGGCGATCGCTCACTATACGAGCGGTTCACTATCGAGGAAAGCCAGCCATGACCCAGACCCAGGCCGTAGTCGCGTTGATCGACGACTACTTCAATTTGGCTTATGAGCCGAAGAGCCGCGACTTCGACAAGGTTTTTCACCCGAGCTGCATGATTCAGTGGCTCGACGAAGGCCGGTTTCGCACGCTGGCGTCGCACGAGTATGCGGCGCTCATCAACGGGAGGCCGAGTCCGCGATCGACCGGCGCGCCCAGGGACGAGGCGATCCTCTCGATGGCGCATGTGTCGGACGGCCTTTCAACGGCGACGGTGCGGGTGCGGATCGGCAACCGGTTGTTCAACGATCACTTCGTCATGCACAAGGTGGATGGCAGCTGGTTGATCGCGACCAAGGCGTCCGCCGTGGTGCGTACGTTCGACTGAAGCGCCGCGCGGCAGATGCGCGTCGGGTTCCCGGGGTTTTTTGCGCCGACGAAATGCGGTGTCGCGGGATCGACGGGGGGAATCCGTAATGGGAACCTGCTCGAACGCTGTCGAGACACCCGCTCGTCGTGGATGCCCGGGCGGCCGATTTCAGCGCTTGGGCGGGGCTGTGCCGGGACGGGGTGCGCGATACCGTTCCGGCATCCGGGCCGATGATCGTAAGATTCGGGCTCGATTGAACCCGTCAAGGATCATTGAATGAAACTCGCGATTGATCGCGTCGCACGTGTTGCCGGCTGCGTCGTCGTTGCGGCCTGCCTGTGTGGAAGCGGGCGTGCGATATGCGCTTCCCCGCAAGTGAAGGCATTGCCGGCGACCACGGAAGCCAACTGGATACAGGCGGTCAGGCAGCATCGGACAAAAGATGGCGCAACGGTTGCCGAAGTGCTGGCCTATGCGGAAAAAATGCGGCCGCGCATCTTCAAGGCCGGACGATTCGAAGTGGGTTACAACGGCGCGACCGGCGTTGCCAGCTCGGTTTCGATCGGCTACTGGATCGGAACGAAGCGCGCGCCGGACGATGCGTTCGTCGATCTCGGATATTCGATGTCGCCTGATGGCCGCGTGATGCCTGTCTCGCCGGACGCGCACACGGCCACGGCATTGGAGAACGGACGGAAGGCGTTTCTGCGCGCCGTCGACGACGCCTATCGGGACACATGCCTGTCCGATCCCGATCATCCGCCGGCATGCTGACGAATCCGGCCCGATTGACGTCACGGAATCATCATTCGTAGAATCGCCGGTCAAGAACAACATCATTCTGAGAGAGGCGCCATGAATGCGCACCGCATGATGGAAGCAATTGCGGAACGGCCGGCTCGGCAAGCATTGCTTGTCGCGTTCCATTCCCGGCTTGGCAATCGTGCTCCGATTCCCCACCGCAGGGCCGGGCAGCCCTGCATCGGTCGCGATGACGTGCCGACACATCGCGCAAGCTGCGTGGGAGCGCATGACGCATGCCGACCTGACTTCGCCTGCCTCGTTTCCAGTCGCCGCTGGTGAAAGCCTCCATGCCGCAGTCGACCGGCCTGTCGCTCGACCTGAGCGAAGGCAA
Proteins encoded in this region:
- a CDS encoding nuclear transport factor 2 family protein, whose amino-acid sequence is MTQTQAVVALIDDYFNLAYEPKSRDFDKVFHPSCMIQWLDEGRFRTLASHEYAALINGRPSPRSTGAPRDEAILSMAHVSDGLSTATVRVRIGNRLFNDHFVMHKVDGSWLIATKASAVVRTFD
- a CDS encoding LysR family transcriptional regulator; this translates as MEDLDGGLVSGLLVLAALAESGSFGRAASRLGKTQPAVSRAIQRLEDRLRAKLVHRTSRHVEVTDAGHDLLSKVLPLLQGIEEATAGTSGQTSVASGTLRVACDAAFARLVLAPELARFMKEHPALHLKLETRNDLSDLVSDGFDLAIRFGPPSVSTLVCRRLYSPRVLTVAAPSYLERRGRPRSPQDLVDDGHECILAIDPATGRPFDWEFWRDGEKVKVAVTGSLTVTDAGTKIGACVAGFGIAQVIDLGIDTHLRAGTLEPVLTDWCDETFPLYVYYPSRNHVPAKVRTFIDFVVGMMPRLQSNGYGACRRPPSAVLETLRRE